In Thermovenabulum gondwanense, a single window of DNA contains:
- the whiA gene encoding DNA-binding protein WhiA, which yields MSFSSELKEEISKITDKDCCGLAELSALIRMSAGMSPKGDSIVITVHTENAAVARRFIQLMKKYETVEFEITVEKEKLRNKNLYLVKAFSRGKKMEEFLSKIGIISVKNGKITLEEGIKFKIFKKRCCKKAYLRGAFLGGGSISDPKRAHHLEFITNNIKIAHDLSKLMEEFNISSKITRRKERYVVYLKNGDNIKDLLGLMGANESLLKFENERVLKDMRNNVNRLVNCETANLNKTIDASFNQIEFIIFLKEKGILSKLSPVLQEIAEMRLKFPELSLKELGQIMDPPLSKSGVSHRLKRLKQIADKFKQFEGGNINV from the coding sequence TTGTCTTTTTCATCGGAATTAAAAGAAGAAATTTCAAAAATCACCGATAAGGATTGTTGCGGTCTGGCTGAATTATCCGCTTTGATCAGAATGAGCGCTGGTATGTCTCCTAAAGGAGATTCCATAGTTATAACCGTTCATACTGAAAATGCCGCTGTTGCCCGCAGGTTTATCCAGTTAATGAAAAAATATGAAACCGTAGAGTTTGAAATTACCGTCGAAAAAGAAAAATTGAGAAACAAAAATCTTTATCTGGTGAAAGCTTTTTCTCGGGGAAAAAAGATGGAAGAATTTTTATCAAAAATTGGCATAATAAGTGTGAAAAACGGCAAGATCACCTTAGAGGAAGGAATTAAATTTAAAATATTCAAAAAAAGATGCTGCAAAAAAGCTTATTTAAGAGGGGCTTTTTTGGGTGGCGGGTCGATAAGTGACCCTAAGCGGGCGCATCATTTAGAATTTATCACAAACAACATTAAAATCGCCCATGATTTATCTAAGCTTATGGAGGAGTTTAATATTTCTTCAAAAATAACAAGGCGAAAGGAAAGGTATGTGGTTTATTTAAAAAACGGTGATAATATAAAAGATTTACTGGGATTGATGGGAGCTAATGAGTCCCTCTTAAAATTTGAAAATGAAAGAGTATTAAAGGATATGAGAAATAATGTAAACAGGTTGGTCAATTGCGAAACAGCCAATTTAAACAAAACCATTGATGCGTCTTTTAATCAGATAGAGTTTATTATTTTTTTAAAGGAGAAAGGTATTTTGTCCAAACTTTCTCCGGTTTTACAGGAAATAGCCGAAATGAGATTGAAATTTCCGGAACTCAGTTTAAAGGAACTGGGTCAAATTATGGACCCACCATTAAGTAAATCGGGGGTAAGCCATAGGCTAAAAAGATTAAAGCAGATAGCGGATAAATTTAAACAATTTGAAGGGGGAAACATAAATGTATAA
- a CDS encoding HPr family phosphocarrier protein, translating into MYKIAVEVKNKTGLHARPAALFVQTASKFKSEIFIEKEGKKVNAKSIMGVMSLAVSQGTKIEISASGEDEKEAVEALVALIDSKFGEE; encoded by the coding sequence ATGTATAAAATTGCTGTAGAAGTGAAAAACAAAACCGGATTACATGCAAGGCCGGCTGCTTTGTTCGTACAAACAGCCAGTAAGTTTAAATCAGAAATTTTTATCGAAAAAGAAGGCAAGAAAGTAAACGCAAAAAGTATAATGGGAGTAATGTCTCTTGCGGTAAGTCAGGGGACAAAAATAGAGATTTCCGCATCGGGAGAAGATGAAAAAGAAGCAGTCGAAGCACTCGTTGCACTTATCGATTCTAAATTTGGAGAAGAGTAA
- a CDS encoding DRTGG domain-containing protein has protein sequence MTKHEKIIEYIKNLKIGNRISVRKLAKELNVSEGTAYRAIKDAQLEGLVTTLPRIGTIRIEKENKKGIEELTFQEVVNIVEGSVLGGFSGLEKPLKKFLIGAMEVEDIARYIEPCDLLIVGNRKEAQLLALNRKAAVLVTGGFYPDAEVIELANKVERPIITSSYDTFTVAMLINRAISTKLKQKEVILTKDVMVSNPYFLDINSKVGDWRRLLRATRHSKFPVVNDEGELVGIATTNDVIGYPDDVPIKDLMTKNPICVSPDTPIAYAVHLMVWEGIELIPVVENKKLVGVISRQDTMKVLKSLSMQPQIGETIDEMILNSFSIRSLAKV, from the coding sequence ATGACTAAACACGAAAAGATAATCGAATATATAAAAAATTTGAAAATAGGGAACAGGATATCGGTAAGAAAATTAGCAAAGGAGTTGAATGTAAGCGAAGGAACCGCATACAGAGCTATTAAAGATGCTCAATTGGAAGGACTTGTGACAACACTTCCTCGAATCGGCACAATTAGAATTGAAAAAGAGAATAAAAAAGGGATAGAGGAACTTACCTTTCAGGAAGTTGTAAATATTGTAGAAGGTTCAGTTTTAGGGGGTTTTTCCGGATTGGAAAAACCGTTAAAAAAATTCTTGATAGGTGCAATGGAAGTCGAAGACATAGCCAGGTATATAGAACCCTGTGACTTACTTATAGTAGGGAACAGAAAAGAAGCCCAGCTCCTTGCTCTGAATAGAAAAGCAGCGGTTCTGGTAACAGGAGGATTTTACCCTGATGCTGAAGTAATTGAACTTGCAAATAAAGTGGAAAGACCCATAATTACTTCTTCCTATGATACCTTTACGGTAGCTATGCTTATTAATAGGGCAATTTCTACAAAGTTAAAACAAAAGGAAGTAATTTTAACAAAAGATGTAATGGTAAGTAACCCATATTTTCTCGATATTAATTCGAAGGTAGGGGACTGGAGGAGGTTGCTCAGGGCAACAAGGCACAGCAAATTTCCGGTTGTAAACGATGAAGGAGAGCTGGTTGGAATTGCTACTACCAATGATGTCATAGGTTACCCTGATGACGTTCCTATAAAGGACCTGATGACAAAGAATCCCATATGTGTATCGCCCGATACACCGATTGCATACGCTGTCCATTTGATGGTATGGGAAGGTATTGAGCTGATTCCGGTAGTGGAAAACAAAAAATTGGTCGGCGTAATTTCTCGACAGGATACCATGAAGGTACTGAAAAGTTTGAGCATGCAGCCTCAAATTGGTGAGACAATAGATGAAATGATATTAAACTCTTTTTCTATAAGAAGTTTAGCGAAGGTGTGA
- a CDS encoding PaaI family thioesterase, whose amino-acid sequence MKGFTTPAMLNQYGVTSFGSLMTAMANAGLEAFRIVKRLETIPDTFTVYFSKPVQLKEDIIIKAEIMEIGRKAGKVEINVENQNGMIAKGVMSVKVLIR is encoded by the coding sequence TTGAAAGGATTTACAACGCCCGCAATGCTAAATCAATACGGTGTGACGAGTTTTGGTTCCTTAATGACTGCAATGGCCAATGCGGGACTCGAAGCATTTAGAATAGTAAAAAGGCTGGAAACCATTCCCGATACTTTTACTGTGTATTTCTCCAAGCCTGTTCAGCTAAAAGAAGATATTATTATTAAAGCAGAGATAATGGAAATTGGTAGAAAAGCAGGAAAAGTTGAAATAAATGTCGAAAATCAGAACGGAATGATAGCAAAGGGAGTAATGTCCGTAAAAGTACTTATAAGGTAG
- a CDS encoding DNA polymerase III subunit alpha: protein MILGFVHLHLHTNYSLLDGACSIEKLVEELKKREMMAAAITDHGVMYGVIDFYKAMKKEGLKPIIGCEVYLAKRRLNDKEPGKDDEQYHLVLLAKDNEGYKNLVKLTSIAFIDGFYYKPRIDKELLKKYSKGLIGLSACLAGEIPSKILDGDYDEAKKIALEYLDIFGNGNFYLELQDHKILEQKKVNQALYNISKETGIPLVATNDVHYISKEDYEIHDALLCIQTGKTIKDEDRLKFPTDEFYLKTETEMRRLFFQVPEALENTIRISEMCNVEIEFNKIYLPDFKVPEGYTHDSYLEKLCQDGLLKRYKRISPAIKERLKYELEVIKKMGYSAYFLIVWDYVNYARRNQIMVGPGRGSAAGSLVAYCLGITDIDPLKYNLLFERFLNPERVTMPDIDVDFCFERREEVIKYVINKYGEDRVAQIGTFGTMAARAAVRDVGRVLGYPYGEVDAIAKMIPMELGMTVEKALELNPELNIRYQSDDRIKKLLNIAKSIEGFPRHASTHAAGIVISALPLTDLVPLHKVGDTVSTQYTMSNLEEIGLLKMDFLGLRTLTVIRDALDLIKKSKEVEIDLKTLPLDDKKVYELLSNGETLGVFQLESEGMRTLLKELKPERFEDIIAVIGLYRPGPLGSGAAQEFIKNKNGKQQVKYLHPKLKPILEETYGIILYQEQAMKIAQELAGFTLAQADILRKAMGKKQQDVMQAQRNAFIEGCLKNGIEREVAEKIFDDISYFAGYGFNKSHAAAYALIAYQTAYLKAHFPVEYMAALLSSVMHNLDKVAQYILECRRMGIDVLPPDVNESYESFTVVNGKIRFGLSAVKNVGENAVKSIIHMRKEKGKFKSLADFCEKLSSGELNKRLIESLIMAGAMDSFGAKRSQLLSVYEDVLENIQKRKNGRNVDKNQVSFLELLEEQNEDYEKDELPDIPEYDKNQLLAMEKEVLGLYLSGHPLKEYENFLLKNTNLRAKEILENYNLSDGVNVTVGGIISGIKLKSTKENRMMAFLNLEDLTGTMEIIVFPLVWEKYRELLVQDNKVLIKGRVNLKEEEAPKIIAEEIEPLNAVNLKKPGAIIVNIDKGDEKLINSFKDFFLLHPGNCPVTIYINELKKAIITGKEFFIDESEKTLQELINIKGVQGCLFLNNLKEEV from the coding sequence ATGATTCTGGGATTTGTACACCTTCACCTGCATACCAATTATAGCCTTCTGGATGGAGCCTGCAGTATAGAAAAGCTGGTTGAAGAACTTAAAAAAAGAGAAATGATGGCGGCAGCCATTACAGACCACGGAGTAATGTACGGAGTAATAGATTTTTACAAGGCTATGAAAAAGGAAGGTTTAAAGCCAATTATAGGATGCGAAGTATACCTTGCAAAACGCCGATTGAATGATAAAGAACCGGGCAAAGATGACGAACAGTATCATTTAGTTTTATTAGCAAAGGATAATGAGGGTTATAAAAATTTGGTTAAACTTACCTCCATAGCCTTTATTGATGGGTTTTACTATAAACCCAGGATAGATAAGGAATTATTGAAAAAATATTCTAAGGGGCTTATCGGTTTGAGTGCATGTCTTGCGGGAGAAATACCTTCTAAAATTCTTGACGGAGATTACGATGAGGCAAAAAAAATAGCATTGGAATATTTAGATATTTTTGGGAACGGGAATTTCTATTTAGAGCTTCAGGATCACAAAATTCTGGAACAGAAAAAAGTAAATCAGGCACTGTATAACATTAGCAAAGAAACAGGCATTCCTCTGGTGGCTACCAATGACGTACATTATATATCTAAGGAAGATTATGAAATTCACGATGCTCTTTTATGTATACAAACCGGTAAAACCATTAAGGATGAGGACAGGTTAAAATTTCCTACGGATGAATTTTACCTGAAGACTGAAACCGAAATGAGGCGGTTGTTTTTCCAGGTTCCCGAGGCCCTGGAAAATACTATTAGAATATCGGAAATGTGCAATGTGGAAATTGAGTTTAATAAAATTTATCTACCGGATTTTAAAGTTCCGGAAGGTTATACCCATGATTCCTATCTGGAAAAGCTCTGCCAGGATGGTTTATTAAAGCGATATAAAAGGATAAGTCCTGCTATAAAAGAGCGTTTGAAGTATGAACTTGAAGTTATAAAAAAGATGGGTTATTCTGCATATTTTTTAATAGTGTGGGATTACGTAAATTATGCCAGAAGAAATCAAATAATGGTAGGGCCCGGACGGGGTTCTGCAGCAGGAAGTTTAGTAGCTTATTGTTTGGGGATTACCGATATAGATCCGTTAAAATATAATTTACTGTTTGAGAGGTTTTTAAATCCCGAGAGGGTTACAATGCCGGATATTGATGTAGATTTTTGTTTTGAGAGAAGAGAAGAGGTAATCAAATATGTAATAAATAAGTACGGGGAAGATAGGGTAGCCCAGATAGGTACTTTTGGGACAATGGCAGCCAGGGCAGCAGTAAGGGATGTAGGAAGGGTACTGGGTTATCCTTACGGTGAAGTTGATGCAATAGCAAAGATGATACCCATGGAATTGGGGATGACTGTAGAAAAAGCTTTGGAATTGAATCCGGAACTAAATATTAGATATCAATCGGATGACAGAATAAAAAAACTTTTAAATATAGCCAAATCTATAGAAGGCTTTCCCAGGCATGCTTCCACTCATGCGGCGGGAATAGTAATTTCAGCATTGCCATTAACGGACCTTGTTCCTTTGCACAAAGTGGGAGACACCGTATCTACTCAATATACCATGAGCAATTTAGAAGAGATCGGCCTTTTAAAGATGGATTTTTTGGGCTTAAGAACTTTAACGGTGATAAGAGATGCCTTAGATTTAATAAAAAAGTCAAAAGAAGTGGAGATTGACCTTAAGACCCTTCCTTTGGATGATAAAAAGGTATATGAACTTTTGAGCAATGGGGAAACCCTTGGTGTATTTCAATTAGAAAGCGAAGGTATGAGAACCTTATTAAAAGAGTTGAAACCGGAACGTTTTGAAGACATAATTGCTGTAATCGGTTTATACAGACCGGGGCCGCTGGGAAGCGGAGCTGCCCAGGAATTTATAAAAAATAAAAACGGCAAACAACAGGTGAAATACCTGCACCCCAAATTAAAACCCATTCTGGAAGAAACCTACGGTATTATACTCTATCAGGAACAGGCAATGAAGATAGCTCAAGAACTGGCGGGTTTTACCCTTGCCCAGGCGGATATTTTGAGAAAAGCTATGGGCAAAAAGCAGCAGGATGTTATGCAAGCCCAGAGAAATGCATTCATTGAAGGATGCCTTAAAAATGGAATAGAAAGGGAAGTAGCGGAAAAAATTTTCGATGATATTTCATATTTTGCGGGTTACGGATTTAATAAATCCCATGCGGCCGCTTATGCCCTTATTGCCTATCAGACTGCTTATTTAAAAGCACACTTTCCTGTGGAATACATGGCAGCTCTGTTAAGCAGTGTAATGCATAACTTGGACAAGGTTGCTCAGTATATTTTAGAGTGCAGGCGAATGGGGATCGATGTACTGCCTCCTGATGTAAATGAAAGCTATGAAAGCTTTACGGTAGTTAATGGGAAAATTCGTTTTGGGCTTTCGGCCGTTAAAAATGTTGGTGAGAATGCTGTAAAAAGCATAATTCATATGAGAAAAGAAAAGGGTAAATTCAAATCGCTGGCGGATTTTTGCGAAAAACTATCTTCGGGCGAGTTAAATAAAAGATTGATCGAAAGCTTAATAATGGCCGGAGCTATGGATTCTTTTGGTGCAAAAAGGTCGCAATTATTGTCGGTTTACGAGGATGTGCTGGAAAACATACAAAAAAGGAAAAACGGACGGAATGTAGATAAAAATCAGGTCTCCTTTTTAGAGTTGCTGGAAGAGCAAAATGAAGATTATGAAAAGGATGAACTTCCCGATATACCCGAATATGATAAAAACCAGCTTCTTGCAATGGAAAAAGAAGTACTGGGTCTTTACCTCAGCGGGCACCCTCTCAAAGAATATGAGAATTTTCTTTTAAAAAACACCAATTTAAGAGCAAAAGAAATTTTAGAAAACTATAATTTGAGTGACGGAGTTAACGTAACCGTAGGTGGAATAATTTCGGGAATAAAACTTAAATCTACTAAAGAAAATAGAATGATGGCATTTTTAAATCTTGAAGATCTAACCGGTACAATGGAAATAATAGTATTTCCGTTGGTATGGGAAAAATACAGGGAGCTTTTAGTTCAGGATAATAAAGTACTTATTAAGGGCCGCGTCAATTTAAAGGAAGAAGAAGCTCCAAAGATAATAGCGGAAGAAATTGAACCGTTGAATGCAGTTAACTTAAAAAAACCCGGCGCAATAATAGTAAATATTGATAAGGGAGATGAAAAACTGATAAATTCTTTTAAAGATTTTTTCCTTTTGCATCCAGGCAATTGTCCTGTTACAATTTATATTAATGAATTAAAAAAAGCGATAATAACGGGTAAGGAATTTTTCATAGATGAAAGTGAAAAAACCTTGCAAGAGTTAATTAACATTAAAGGAGTTCAGGGATGCCTCTTTCTAAATAATTTAAAAGAGGAGGTTTAA
- the pfkA gene encoding 6-phosphofructokinase, producing MKRIGVLTSGGDAPGMNAAIRAVVRHSIFNGVEVYGIKKGYQGLINADFVKMDLGSVGDIIHRGGTILRTARSEEFKTEEGIAKAIKNLKDYGIEGLVVIGGDGSFRGAYELSKRGIAAIGVPGTIDNDIPYTEYTIGFDTAVNTVVEAVNKIRDTATSHERTFIVEVMGRESGNIALYAGVASGAENILVPEIPYDINEVCKKIMNGYKRGKLHSIIILAEGAGHSFDVGKKIHEITGLETRIIVLGHVQRGGTPTAFDRIMASRMGAKAVELLIKGETAKMVGYSRGEIVITDLEKIKEKKKTFNMELYELANILSI from the coding sequence ATGAAAAGAATTGGTGTGCTTACAAGCGGTGGGGATGCTCCCGGAATGAATGCAGCGATAAGGGCGGTGGTAAGGCATTCTATATTTAACGGAGTAGAAGTTTACGGTATAAAAAAAGGTTATCAGGGACTGATAAACGCGGATTTTGTCAAAATGGACCTCGGTTCTGTGGGTGATATTATTCACCGGGGGGGTACCATTTTAAGGACAGCTCGATCGGAAGAATTTAAAACCGAAGAAGGAATTGCTAAAGCTATTAAAAATCTTAAAGATTACGGCATCGAAGGGCTGGTCGTAATCGGTGGGGATGGTTCCTTCAGGGGAGCTTATGAGCTTTCTAAAAGAGGGATTGCTGCAATTGGAGTGCCGGGAACAATAGACAACGATATTCCCTATACGGAGTACACAATTGGTTTTGATACGGCAGTAAACACCGTTGTGGAAGCAGTAAACAAAATTAGGGATACGGCTACTTCCCATGAAAGAACCTTTATTGTAGAAGTGATGGGAAGGGAATCGGGTAACATTGCCCTTTACGCAGGAGTAGCAAGTGGAGCGGAGAATATTTTGGTACCGGAAATTCCCTATGATATAAATGAAGTCTGCAAGAAGATAATGAACGGGTATAAAAGAGGTAAACTCCACAGCATCATTATTTTAGCCGAAGGTGCAGGGCATAGCTTTGATGTGGGGAAAAAGATACATGAAATTACCGGTCTTGAAACAAGGATTATTGTCCTGGGACACGTGCAAAGGGGAGGAACACCAACGGCTTTTGACAGGATTATGGCAAGCCGAATGGGAGCCAAGGCTGTAGAACTATTAATTAAAGGTGAAACTGCAAAGATGGTAGGTTATTCCAGGGGGGAAATAGTCATTACCGATTTAGAAAAAATAAAGGAAAAGAAAAAAACCTTTAACATGGAATTATACGAGCTTGCAAATATTCTTTCGATTTAA
- the pyk gene encoding pyruvate kinase — translation MRKTKIICTIGPSSERKDVLRELILAGMNVARLNFSHGTHEEHEKRIIAIREVEKELKANVAVMLDTKGPEIRIGTFKNGKVYLKKGQKFSLKTYPCEGDETGVYVDLKQISEILKKGDRVLIADGLIELLVDEIKGEEIICTVNNEGELGSKKGVNLPGKIVPLPSVTEKDKEDIIFGIKMGVDFIAASFVRKAQDVIAIRKILEENGGQDIQIIAKIENQEGVNNIDEIIKVADAIMVARGDLGVEIPVEEVPIVQKKIIEKCNKAGRPVITATQMLDSMIRNPRPTRAETTDVANAILDGTDAIMLSGETAAGDFPVEAARMMAKIAEKVEETIKVDEVTSGRQRIIKTVTDAISHATYTIARDLCAAAIITSTKSGYTARMVAKFRPQAPIIAVTPKEKVLKTLQIVWGVYPIKINEVISTDEMFREAISGALSSGIIKKGDLVVITAGVPVNVTGTTNLIRVHIVGEVILKGTGIGNKFVTGIAFVADTLKKAMEMPDGAILVVDATDADYTPIIKRASAVITQEGGLTSHAAILGLEFGIPVVVGAEGATERIRTGEEITVDSQRGLIFRGRVDVK, via the coding sequence ATGAGAAAAACTAAAATAATCTGTACCATTGGACCATCCAGTGAAAGAAAGGATGTATTAAGGGAATTAATTTTGGCCGGTATGAATGTAGCAAGGCTTAACTTTTCTCACGGTACCCATGAGGAGCATGAAAAAAGAATAATCGCCATAAGGGAAGTAGAAAAAGAATTAAAGGCAAATGTGGCGGTAATGCTTGATACTAAAGGGCCCGAAATAAGAATTGGAACTTTTAAAAACGGCAAGGTTTACCTGAAAAAAGGACAGAAGTTTTCTTTAAAAACATATCCCTGTGAAGGGGACGAAACGGGAGTATACGTGGACTTAAAACAAATAAGTGAAATTTTAAAAAAAGGAGACAGAGTGCTAATAGCCGATGGCTTGATAGAACTTTTAGTGGATGAAATAAAAGGGGAGGAAATTATCTGTACGGTTAATAATGAGGGAGAACTGGGCAGCAAAAAAGGTGTCAATCTTCCCGGAAAAATCGTGCCCCTGCCTTCCGTAACAGAGAAAGATAAGGAAGACATTATTTTCGGCATTAAAATGGGAGTGGATTTTATTGCGGCATCCTTTGTCAGAAAGGCTCAGGATGTGATCGCAATAAGAAAGATATTGGAGGAAAATGGTGGACAGGATATACAAATAATTGCAAAAATTGAAAACCAGGAAGGAGTAAACAATATTGATGAGATCATAAAAGTGGCCGATGCTATAATGGTTGCAAGGGGTGACTTGGGTGTTGAAATACCGGTAGAAGAAGTGCCAATAGTTCAAAAGAAGATCATCGAAAAGTGCAATAAAGCAGGAAGACCTGTCATTACCGCGACTCAAATGCTTGACTCTATGATAAGAAATCCCAGGCCTACCAGAGCGGAAACCACCGATGTGGCAAATGCTATTTTAGATGGTACGGATGCAATTATGCTTTCCGGAGAAACAGCAGCGGGAGATTTTCCGGTAGAAGCTGCCCGAATGATGGCGAAAATAGCTGAAAAAGTTGAAGAAACAATAAAAGTTGATGAGGTGACATCCGGAAGGCAGCGCATAATAAAGACGGTAACGGATGCTATCAGCCATGCTACATACACCATAGCGAGAGACCTCTGTGCTGCTGCAATAATTACGTCCACAAAATCGGGTTACACTGCAAGAATGGTGGCTAAATTCAGGCCACAAGCTCCGATTATAGCAGTTACACCAAAAGAAAAAGTTTTGAAAACTCTTCAAATCGTATGGGGTGTTTATCCAATAAAAATAAACGAGGTCATTTCTACCGATGAAATGTTCAGAGAGGCTATATCTGGTGCATTGAGTTCTGGTATAATTAAAAAAGGAGACCTGGTGGTTATTACCGCCGGTGTGCCGGTAAATGTAACAGGTACAACAAATTTGATAAGGGTGCATATTGTGGGCGAGGTAATTTTAAAAGGGACGGGTATAGGAAATAAATTTGTTACCGGTATTGCTTTTGTGGCGGATACGTTAAAAAAAGCTATGGAAATGCCGGACGGAGCTATTCTTGTTGTAGATGCTACCGATGCGGATTATACTCCGATAATAAAAAGGGCAAGCGCCGTTATTACACAAGAAGGTGGACTTACTTCACATGCGGCAATACTGGGCCTCGAGTTTGGTATTCCTGTGGTTGTTGGAGCTGAAGGGGCAACGGAAAGGATAAGAACCGGAGAAGAGATCACCGTAGATAGCCAGAGGGGGCTTATTTTTAGAGGAAGGGTGGATGTAAAATAA
- the ilvC gene encoding ketol-acid reductoisomerase — MAKVYYDNDADLKLLQEKTVAVIGYGSQGHAHALNLKDSGIQVVVGLYEGSKSWEKAKEDGLQVDTVENAAKKADVIMILTPDHTQPEIYEKYIKPHLTEGKALAFAHGFNIRFYQIEPPKNVDVFMVAPKGPGHIVRRMYQQGNGVPALIAVHNNYTNKAKEIALAYAKGIGATRAGVIETTFAEETETDLFGEQCVLCGGLTELIKAGFETLVEAGYQPEIAYFECLNEMKLIVDLIYEGGIKWMRYSVSDTAKYGDITVGKRIINEEVRKEMKKVLNEIQNGEFAKKWILENKTGRPFYKTILEKEAEHPIEKVGEVLRNMMPWLKK, encoded by the coding sequence ATGGCAAAAGTATATTACGACAATGACGCGGATTTGAAATTACTCCAGGAAAAAACAGTAGCGGTAATAGGTTATGGAAGTCAGGGGCATGCCCACGCTTTGAATCTAAAGGATAGCGGAATACAGGTAGTAGTTGGATTATATGAGGGGAGCAAATCCTGGGAAAAAGCAAAAGAGGATGGCTTACAGGTGGATACCGTTGAAAATGCAGCAAAAAAAGCGGATGTTATTATGATTCTTACTCCTGATCATACTCAGCCGGAAATTTACGAAAAATACATAAAGCCACATTTGACCGAGGGAAAGGCTTTAGCTTTTGCCCATGGGTTTAATATACGTTTTTATCAAATAGAACCACCCAAAAATGTTGATGTATTTATGGTCGCACCAAAAGGGCCCGGCCATATTGTAAGAAGGATGTATCAACAGGGTAATGGTGTTCCCGCATTAATAGCAGTACACAATAACTATACAAATAAGGCTAAGGAAATAGCCTTAGCTTACGCCAAGGGAATAGGAGCAACAAGAGCGGGGGTTATTGAGACAACTTTTGCAGAAGAGACCGAAACCGATCTTTTTGGTGAGCAGTGTGTCCTATGTGGAGGTTTGACGGAACTTATTAAGGCTGGATTTGAAACCCTTGTGGAAGCAGGATATCAGCCGGAGATAGCTTATTTTGAATGTTTAAATGAAATGAAATTGATCGTTGATTTAATCTACGAAGGCGGAATAAAATGGATGCGTTACTCCGTAAGCGACACGGCTAAGTACGGCGATATTACCGTTGGTAAAAGGATAATAAATGAGGAAGTAAGAAAGGAGATGAAAAAGGTATTAAACGAAATACAAAACGGCGAATTTGCGAAAAAATGGATTTTGGAAAATAAAACAGGAAGACCTTTTTATAAAACAATACTGGAAAAAGAAGCAGAACATCCCATAGAAAAAGTAGGTGAAGTTTTAAGGAATATGATGCCCTGGCTCAAAAAATGA